The following coding sequences are from one Salvia hispanica cultivar TCC Black 2014 chromosome 3, UniMelb_Shisp_WGS_1.0, whole genome shotgun sequence window:
- the LOC125214551 gene encoding uncharacterized protein LOC125214551 isoform X2 — MEVPPPAPAAARNGGFAMPPAPSRKEWRVVSEQSARNSANEELERSKLVQSDERLIYEHGREPVDVDFCSVTIDGDSDNDILQQRLHEVVKQREELQHMEIELRAQNIARSEISRIHNTFDAQIKEHRNANVELQEQLHEKEQKIRELEMKMEDKDRELHAIRLDNEAAWAKEDLLREQSKEIQSYRRERDSSEAERLQHINQIRELQEHIQEKDCLVMELQEQNRTAQETLIFKEEQLREAQAWMTHAQELDALHSTTYHSLQAELRERTEHYNQLWLACQRQLGEMERLHLHIQQLQLELVDVREKTGSNMDGSNISHKNVIDASTLENGNGGQQDVHSNGSHTTNVGSLQNGKFEVSGGNTSTQGDNVQVVAFGPTPLLGMAPYAQPGQVTALHPFVMHQQGVPHPSHVMQSHFHSVSTLPSVQNWQQGQPDGQHVPTPNQYNQETEQNVVKIQSNIDYEASGNDQILHVNTLDSNISRGLAADSIPSANGDGKILDSIEKGYVNTQSPESLQQVSSHFRSALSLDHLEHGNDTKEEQVNHVHDHVTGNRNPMENPDHAGLASSERIANVQNFSEKTTNNGSSTDMADASVSAGQKSITGNTAESSSVSAGQKSITGNTAESFLLDERVLLASIARTIGSGGRIRISSTLPNRLGKMLAPLHWHDYKRKYGKLDDFVAGHPELFFIEGDYIQLREGAQETIAASAAVARAAAAAAAAPSSYSSSLPSVAVTPMAQSHRLKKASPPDSSHANVDKTSFNEFGAPRPLNVNDHASQFSAAQSQNVNGGSLRGPVGTSNVKILSKAKDQVEPNGNETELGRSTLRPVGKGGSHGRSGMSSAGKQQRAIGAVSNVRR, encoded by the exons ATGGAGGTGCCGCCCCCCGCCCCCGCCGCCGCGCGGAATGGCGGATTCGCGATGCCGCCAGCTCCCTCCCGCAAGGAGTGGCGCGTTGTGTCGGAGCAATCCGCTCGAAACTCCGCGAATGAG GAGTTGGAGCGTTCGAAGCTAGTTCAGTCTGATGAGAGATTGATATACGAG CATGGGAGGGAGCCGGTGGATGTGGATTTTTGCTCTGTAACTATTGATGGGGATTCGGACAACGATATTTTGCAGCAGAGACTTCATGAGGTGGTTAAGCAGAGGGAGGAGTTGCAGCATATGGAGATTGAGCTTCGGGCGCAGAACATTGCGAGATCCGAGATTTCGAGAATTCACAATACATTTGATGCTCAAATCAAAGAGCACAGAAATGCTAATGTTGAACTGCAG GAGCAACTGCATGAAAAGGAACAGAAAATCCGTGAGCTGGAGATGAAGATGGAAGATAAGGATAGAGAGTTGCATGCTATTAGGTTGGACAATGAAGCG GCTTGGGCCAAAGAAGATCTTTTGAGGGAACAAAGCAAAGAGATTCAGAGCTACAG GAGGGAAAGGGACAGCTCTGAAGCTGAAAGATTGCAGCACATTAATCAAATCCGGGAACTTCAAGAACATATTCAAGAGAAAGATTGCCTGGTCATGGAGTTGCAAGAACAG AATAGGACTGCCCAAGAAACCCTTATCTTTAAAGAGGAGCAGTTACGAGAAGCACAAGCCTGGATGACTCATGCACAGGAATTGGATGCTTTACATTCAACCACTTACCACAGTTTACAAGCTGAGCTGCGAGAACGTACAGAACATTATAATCAACTCTGGCTAGCTTGTCAAAGACAG TTGGGTGAGATGGAAAGGCTTCATTTGCATATACAACAGCTCCAGCTTGAATTGGTTGATGTTAGAGAGAAGACTGGAAGCAACATGGATGGTTCTAATATCTCCCataaaaatgtgattgatGCTTctacacttgaaaatggcaacGGTGGCCAGCAAGATGTGCATAGTAATGGTTCACATACTACAAATGTTGGCAGCctacaaaatggaaaatttgaagtttctggTGGAAACACGTCAACACAG GGTGACAATGTTCAAGTTGTTGCCTTTGGTCCTACACCCCTTCTTGGCATGGCACCCTATGCTCAACCAGGACAAGTGACTGCTTTGCATCCATTTGTAATGCATCAACAAGGTGTTCCTCACCCTTCACATGTTATGCAATCTCATTTTCACTCGGTATCCACATTGCCCTCTGTTCAAAATTGGCAGCAG GGTCAACCAGATGGCCAACATGTTCCTACCCCTAATCAATATAATCAAGAAACCGAACAAAATGTGGTGAAAATTCAATCTAATATTGACTACGAAGCCTCTGGGAATGATCAGATTCTTCACGTGAATACCTTGGATTCAAATATCAGCCGAGGATTAGCTGCTGATTCAATCCCATCAGCAAATGGAGATGGAAAG ATTCTCGACTCCATCGAAAAAGGTTATGTTAATACACAATCTCCAGAGAGCTTGCAGCAAGTGTCTTCCCATTTTCGAAGCGCGCTTAGTTTGGATCATCTAGAACATGGCAACGACACTAAG GAGGAACAAGTTAACCATGTTCATGATCATGTAACGGGAAACAGGAACCCAATGGAAAATCCTGATCATGCTGGCCTGGCATCATCAGAAAGAATTGCTAATGTTCAGAATTTCAGTGAGAAAACCACTAATAATGGCTCGAGTACTGATATGGCTGATGCATCTGTATCTGCTGGGCAGAAGAGTATCACAGGAAACACTGCAGAAAGTTCATCTGTATCTGCTGGGCAGAAGAGTATCACAGGAAACACTGCAGAAAGTTTTCTACTGGATGAAAGAGTATTATTGGCATCTATAGCTCGCACAATAGGCTCTGGTGGCAGAATTAGGATTAGTTCAACG CTTCCAAATAGACTTGGGAAAATGCTCGCCCCACTTCACTGGCATGATTACAAAAGGAAGTACGGAAAGCTTGATGATTTTGTAGCTGGTCATCCTGAA CTGTTTTTTATTGAGGGCGACTACATTCAGCTTCGTGAAGGGGCACAGGAAACCATAGCAGCCTCAGCGGCAGTTGCCAGAGCTGCTGCAGCCGCTGCTGCAGCTCCATCATCATACTCGTCATCGTTGCCTTCTGTAGCAGTCACTCCCATGGCTCAGTCCCACCGACTGAAGAAGGCCTCACCTCCTGACTCGTCTCACGCAAATGTTGACAAGACCAGCTTTAATGAGTTTGGTGCTCCTAGACCTTTGAATGTGAATGACCATGCTTCTCAGTTCTCAGCTGCGCAGAGCCAGAACGTAAACGGTGGTTCACTTCGTGGCCCTGTAGGAACAtcaaatgtcaaaattttgaGCAAAGCCAAAGATCAAGTGGAGCCGAATGGTAATGAGACTGAACTTGGCCGTTCTACGCTGCGGCCAGTTGGCAAGGGTGGATCTCATGGGAGGTCTGGAATGAGTTCAGCTGGGAAACAACAAAG GGCAATTGGGGCTGTGTCAAATGTGAGAAGATAG
- the LOC125209843 gene encoding uncharacterized protein LOC125209843, protein MADYFSADPRYPAEIFRRRFRMSRPLFTHIATTLADRYECFMLRSDCTGRIGLSTLQKCTSAIRQLAYAGPADMFDEYLQMGSNNDINVLQSSPIFNDECRGEGAEISFVANGTQYRRGYYLADEIYPRWPVFVKTLRQPARAKRQYFARKQEAARKDVERAFGVLQARWAILRCPARVWHEDDVANIMVACIILHNMIIEDEGFAAERWAPEDGASTSHGVASAPIQMGVPRSNEYLIQRFADIRRSTTHDQLQVDLIEEVWARRGGGVA, encoded by the exons ATGGCCGACTACTTTAGCGCTGACCCTCGTTACCCGGCTGAGATTTTTCGTCGGCGTTTCAGAATGTCGCGACCGCTCTTTACCCATATAGCGACAACATTGGCGGACCGGTACGAGTGCTTCATGCTCCGGAGTGATTGCACTGGCCGGATCGGACTGTCTACTTTGCAGAAATGCACCTCTGCAATAAGGCAGCTTGCCTATGCCGGACCGgctgatatgttcgacgaatacctacaGATGG gttcgaacaacgacatcaacgttcTGCAATCGTCGCCTATCTTCAATGATGAGTGCCGGGGAGAGGGTGCAGAGATCAGTTTTGTAGCAAATGGCACGCAGTATCGCAGGGGATACTATTTGGCAGATGAAATATACCCTCGTTGGCCCGTATTCGTCAAGACACTTCGACAACCGGCTAGAGCGAAGAGACAATATTTTGCGCGAAAACAAGAGGCCGCTAGGAAAGATGTTGAGCGAgcttttggtgtgctccaagcGCGATGGGCCATTCTACGCTGCCCGGCACGAGTTTGGCACGAAGATGATGTCGCGAATATTATGGTAgcatgtatcatattgcacaatatgataatagaagatgaaggatttgcTGCAGAACGTTGGGCGCCGGAAGATGGTGCAAGTACAAGTCACGGCGTTGCCTCCGCGCCGATACAGATGGGTGTACCACGTAGTAATGAATATCTGATCCAACGTTTCGCTGATATACGCAGGAGCACAACACATGACCAACTCCAGGTCGATTTGATTGAAGAGGTCTGGGCACGTAGGGGAGGCGGCGTAGCGTGA
- the LOC125214264 gene encoding polyadenylate-binding protein-interacting protein 12-like: protein MAVVESDRGSAMSDVADNHHPHHHNRHHQQSTNGQKSTAPADQSFHLIQQKMMMSNGHRQLGNGAAREEKLEDGDDGGEGFKREMRDLEEMLSKLNPMAEEFVPPSLTSLAGGGQQMLSPSQVAAAGMLGFDANGFLMQHFLNSGVSTENSFRRKKNGYANGKRRLTSRTSMAQRDDVIKRTVYVSDIDHQVTEEQLAALFIGCGQVVDCRVCGDPNSVLRFAFVEFTDEDGARNALSLAGTMLGFYPVRVLPSKTAIAPVNPTFLPRSEDEREMCARTIYCTNIDKKVTQADVKLFFESICGEVRRLRLLGDYHHSTRISFVEFVMPESAIAALNCSGAVLGSLPIRVSPSKTPVRPRAPRQSMH, encoded by the exons ATGGCGGTGGTGGAAAGCGACAGAGGTAGCGCGATGAGCGACGTTGCGGATAAtcatcatcctcatcatcataATCGCCACCACCAGCAGTCAACAAACGGCCAGAAGTCAACGGCGCCGGCCGATCAGAGCTTCCACCTGATTCAGCAGAAGATGATGATGTCCAACGGCCACCGCCAGCTCGGAAATGGAGCGGCGCGAGAGGAGAAATTGGAGGATGGTGATGACGGAGGGGAGGGGTTTAAGAGGGAGATGAGAGATTTAGAGGAAATGCTGTCAAAATTGAACCCCATGGCTGAGGAATTCGTGCCGCCGTCGCTGACGTCACTCGCCGGCGGCGGCCAGCAGATGCTTTCGCCGTCTCAAGTGGCGGCGGCTGGGATGCTTGGGTTTGATGCTAATGGTTTTTTGATGCAGCACTTCCTTAATTCGGGTGTTTCAACTGAAAATTCGTTTAGAAGG AAGAAAAATGGCTATGCCAATGGAAAACGGAGGCTCACTAGCAGAACAAGCATGGCTCAAAGAGATGACGTGATTAAGAGGACAGTGTATGTTTCTGATATTGATCATCAG GTTACGGAAGAGCAACTTGCAGCACTTTTTATTGGCTGCGGTCAG GTTGTGGATTGTCGTGTTTGTGGTGACCCTAATTCTGTACTTCGATTTGCCTTTGTTGAGTTCACTGATGAAG ATGGGGCAAGGAATGCCTTGAGTTTGGCAGGAACTATGCTTGGCTTCTACCCTGTGAGAGTACTGCCATCCAAAACTGCGATTGCTCCTGTGAATCCGACATTCTTGCCTAGG TCTGAGGATGAAAGGGAGATGTGTGCAAGGACAATTTATTGTACAAATATTGACAAGAAG GTCACTCAAGCAGATGTCAAACTCTTCTTTGAGTCCATTTGCGGCGAG GTGCGTCGGTTGAGGTTGCTTGGTGACTATCATCATTCCACTCGTATATCTTTTGTGGAGTTTGTAATG CCTGAAAGTGCGATTGCAGCGTTGAACTGCAGTGGAGCTGTGTTGGGATCATTGCCTATAAG GGTAAGCCCATCAAAAACTCCTGTCCGGCCCCGGGCACCCCGTCAATCCATGCACTGA
- the LOC125214551 gene encoding uncharacterized protein LOC125214551 isoform X1, which yields MEVPPPAPAAARNGGFAMPPAPSRKEWRVVSEQSARNSANEELERSKLVQSDERLIYEVQHGREPVDVDFCSVTIDGDSDNDILQQRLHEVVKQREELQHMEIELRAQNIARSEISRIHNTFDAQIKEHRNANVELQEQLHEKEQKIRELEMKMEDKDRELHAIRLDNEAAWAKEDLLREQSKEIQSYRRERDSSEAERLQHINQIRELQEHIQEKDCLVMELQEQNRTAQETLIFKEEQLREAQAWMTHAQELDALHSTTYHSLQAELRERTEHYNQLWLACQRQLGEMERLHLHIQQLQLELVDVREKTGSNMDGSNISHKNVIDASTLENGNGGQQDVHSNGSHTTNVGSLQNGKFEVSGGNTSTQGDNVQVVAFGPTPLLGMAPYAQPGQVTALHPFVMHQQGVPHPSHVMQSHFHSVSTLPSVQNWQQGQPDGQHVPTPNQYNQETEQNVVKIQSNIDYEASGNDQILHVNTLDSNISRGLAADSIPSANGDGKILDSIEKGYVNTQSPESLQQVSSHFRSALSLDHLEHGNDTKEEQVNHVHDHVTGNRNPMENPDHAGLASSERIANVQNFSEKTTNNGSSTDMADASVSAGQKSITGNTAESSSVSAGQKSITGNTAESFLLDERVLLASIARTIGSGGRIRISSTLPNRLGKMLAPLHWHDYKRKYGKLDDFVAGHPELFFIEGDYIQLREGAQETIAASAAVARAAAAAAAAPSSYSSSLPSVAVTPMAQSHRLKKASPPDSSHANVDKTSFNEFGAPRPLNVNDHASQFSAAQSQNVNGGSLRGPVGTSNVKILSKAKDQVEPNGNETELGRSTLRPVGKGGSHGRSGMSSAGKQQRAIGAVSNVRR from the exons ATGGAGGTGCCGCCCCCCGCCCCCGCCGCCGCGCGGAATGGCGGATTCGCGATGCCGCCAGCTCCCTCCCGCAAGGAGTGGCGCGTTGTGTCGGAGCAATCCGCTCGAAACTCCGCGAATGAG GAGTTGGAGCGTTCGAAGCTAGTTCAGTCTGATGAGAGATTGATATACGAG GTACAGCATGGGAGGGAGCCGGTGGATGTGGATTTTTGCTCTGTAACTATTGATGGGGATTCGGACAACGATATTTTGCAGCAGAGACTTCATGAGGTGGTTAAGCAGAGGGAGGAGTTGCAGCATATGGAGATTGAGCTTCGGGCGCAGAACATTGCGAGATCCGAGATTTCGAGAATTCACAATACATTTGATGCTCAAATCAAAGAGCACAGAAATGCTAATGTTGAACTGCAG GAGCAACTGCATGAAAAGGAACAGAAAATCCGTGAGCTGGAGATGAAGATGGAAGATAAGGATAGAGAGTTGCATGCTATTAGGTTGGACAATGAAGCG GCTTGGGCCAAAGAAGATCTTTTGAGGGAACAAAGCAAAGAGATTCAGAGCTACAG GAGGGAAAGGGACAGCTCTGAAGCTGAAAGATTGCAGCACATTAATCAAATCCGGGAACTTCAAGAACATATTCAAGAGAAAGATTGCCTGGTCATGGAGTTGCAAGAACAG AATAGGACTGCCCAAGAAACCCTTATCTTTAAAGAGGAGCAGTTACGAGAAGCACAAGCCTGGATGACTCATGCACAGGAATTGGATGCTTTACATTCAACCACTTACCACAGTTTACAAGCTGAGCTGCGAGAACGTACAGAACATTATAATCAACTCTGGCTAGCTTGTCAAAGACAG TTGGGTGAGATGGAAAGGCTTCATTTGCATATACAACAGCTCCAGCTTGAATTGGTTGATGTTAGAGAGAAGACTGGAAGCAACATGGATGGTTCTAATATCTCCCataaaaatgtgattgatGCTTctacacttgaaaatggcaacGGTGGCCAGCAAGATGTGCATAGTAATGGTTCACATACTACAAATGTTGGCAGCctacaaaatggaaaatttgaagtttctggTGGAAACACGTCAACACAG GGTGACAATGTTCAAGTTGTTGCCTTTGGTCCTACACCCCTTCTTGGCATGGCACCCTATGCTCAACCAGGACAAGTGACTGCTTTGCATCCATTTGTAATGCATCAACAAGGTGTTCCTCACCCTTCACATGTTATGCAATCTCATTTTCACTCGGTATCCACATTGCCCTCTGTTCAAAATTGGCAGCAG GGTCAACCAGATGGCCAACATGTTCCTACCCCTAATCAATATAATCAAGAAACCGAACAAAATGTGGTGAAAATTCAATCTAATATTGACTACGAAGCCTCTGGGAATGATCAGATTCTTCACGTGAATACCTTGGATTCAAATATCAGCCGAGGATTAGCTGCTGATTCAATCCCATCAGCAAATGGAGATGGAAAG ATTCTCGACTCCATCGAAAAAGGTTATGTTAATACACAATCTCCAGAGAGCTTGCAGCAAGTGTCTTCCCATTTTCGAAGCGCGCTTAGTTTGGATCATCTAGAACATGGCAACGACACTAAG GAGGAACAAGTTAACCATGTTCATGATCATGTAACGGGAAACAGGAACCCAATGGAAAATCCTGATCATGCTGGCCTGGCATCATCAGAAAGAATTGCTAATGTTCAGAATTTCAGTGAGAAAACCACTAATAATGGCTCGAGTACTGATATGGCTGATGCATCTGTATCTGCTGGGCAGAAGAGTATCACAGGAAACACTGCAGAAAGTTCATCTGTATCTGCTGGGCAGAAGAGTATCACAGGAAACACTGCAGAAAGTTTTCTACTGGATGAAAGAGTATTATTGGCATCTATAGCTCGCACAATAGGCTCTGGTGGCAGAATTAGGATTAGTTCAACG CTTCCAAATAGACTTGGGAAAATGCTCGCCCCACTTCACTGGCATGATTACAAAAGGAAGTACGGAAAGCTTGATGATTTTGTAGCTGGTCATCCTGAA CTGTTTTTTATTGAGGGCGACTACATTCAGCTTCGTGAAGGGGCACAGGAAACCATAGCAGCCTCAGCGGCAGTTGCCAGAGCTGCTGCAGCCGCTGCTGCAGCTCCATCATCATACTCGTCATCGTTGCCTTCTGTAGCAGTCACTCCCATGGCTCAGTCCCACCGACTGAAGAAGGCCTCACCTCCTGACTCGTCTCACGCAAATGTTGACAAGACCAGCTTTAATGAGTTTGGTGCTCCTAGACCTTTGAATGTGAATGACCATGCTTCTCAGTTCTCAGCTGCGCAGAGCCAGAACGTAAACGGTGGTTCACTTCGTGGCCCTGTAGGAACAtcaaatgtcaaaattttgaGCAAAGCCAAAGATCAAGTGGAGCCGAATGGTAATGAGACTGAACTTGGCCGTTCTACGCTGCGGCCAGTTGGCAAGGGTGGATCTCATGGGAGGTCTGGAATGAGTTCAGCTGGGAAACAACAAAG GGCAATTGGGGCTGTGTCAAATGTGAGAAGATAG